From Roseibium alexandrii DFL-11, the proteins below share one genomic window:
- a CDS encoding tyrosine-type recombinase/integrase, with translation MAAMPKRRLPHLRREKSRHGRVKWFFRLGDGPRIRLPDDYDLDPASGFMQAYQAALTGSDVPKKPRSRYPQNTLGWLLDQYEQSAKFAALAKATRQSYGYQIKAIREKSGSVRLIDITERSIRRAREARAATPNAANAFLKVMKVAFAWGMESGLLDDVIDRDPAKEVKRIDIKTEGHHTWTVEEIERYEARWPLGTMERLALDLLACTGLRREDVYQIGRQHIKGGEIHVRASKTGGWIYLPVLPALQESIDATKTGELTLLLNTKGQPHLNAKAFGKWFGKACERAEVPGRAHGMRKAAATLVAERGATVHQMMAIFGWDSERMAIHYTRKANRKKISLEHGELLDRK, from the coding sequence ATGGCAGCCATGCCCAAACGCCGCCTTCCACACCTCCGCCGTGAGAAATCAAGACACGGCCGCGTCAAGTGGTTCTTCCGCCTTGGCGACGGCCCGCGCATTCGCTTGCCGGATGACTACGATCTCGATCCGGCCTCAGGCTTCATGCAGGCTTACCAGGCCGCACTGACCGGATCAGACGTTCCGAAAAAACCGCGATCACGATACCCGCAAAACACCCTCGGTTGGCTACTGGACCAGTATGAACAGAGCGCCAAATTCGCTGCACTGGCAAAAGCCACGCGGCAAAGTTACGGCTACCAAATAAAAGCGATCCGGGAAAAAAGCGGCAGCGTGCGATTGATCGATATCACGGAGCGCTCGATCCGCCGCGCGCGAGAGGCCAGAGCGGCTACGCCCAACGCGGCGAATGCGTTCTTGAAAGTCATGAAAGTCGCCTTTGCCTGGGGGATGGAATCCGGCCTTCTTGACGATGTCATCGACCGCGACCCGGCAAAAGAAGTCAAACGCATCGACATCAAGACCGAGGGTCACCACACCTGGACCGTCGAAGAAATCGAACGGTATGAAGCGCGTTGGCCTCTTGGCACGATGGAACGGTTGGCCCTGGATCTTTTGGCCTGCACGGGCTTGCGCCGGGAAGATGTCTACCAGATCGGCCGGCAGCACATCAAAGGCGGCGAAATCCATGTCCGCGCCAGTAAGACGGGCGGCTGGATCTATCTGCCTGTTCTGCCGGCGCTGCAGGAATCAATCGACGCCACCAAGACAGGCGAATTGACGCTGTTGCTCAACACAAAAGGGCAACCGCACTTGAACGCCAAGGCTTTCGGCAAGTGGTTTGGCAAGGCCTGCGAACGCGCGGAGGTGCCTGGCCGCGCGCACGGTATGCGCAAAGCCGCGGCAACACTGGTGGCCGAGCGCGGCGCAACGGTTCACCAGATGATGGCCATCTTCGGATGGGACAGCGAGCGCATGGCAATCCACTACACCCGCAAGGCAAACCGGAAGAAAATCAGCTTGGAACACGGCGAGCTTCTGGACAGAAAATGA
- a CDS encoding phage major capsid protein, translating into MTRLSDWTPDDLPLETKADMPGGLPPVPAAPTTDATGGDDVARTFDAFFRTFESYRAVNDARLAEIESRGSADIVSLEKLDRLDAALDATQRRLDDLTLKSRRPQIGRQGQRQMTSAALEHKAAFETYVRSGREQPLRPLEVKALSAGSDPDGGYLVPEETEAGIMRRLSQVSPIRAISGIRQVSSSTYKKPFAVTGPQSGWVGETAARPQTNSPQLAELTFPAMELYAMPAATSTLLDDAAVDMDQWIAEEVEAAFAEQEGAAFVNGDGVNKPLGFLQAPRVAENSWAWGSLGTMATGAAGAFPASDAGDTLIDLIYSLKSGYRQNGRFVMNRKTQSEIRKLKDGDGTYLWQPPAGVDGAATLLNFPITEAEDMPDIANDAPAVAFGDFRRGYLVVDRMGVRLLRDPYSAKPYVLFYTTKRVGGGVQDYDAIKLLTFAA; encoded by the coding sequence ATGACAAGACTTTCAGACTGGACGCCCGATGACCTGCCGCTGGAAACCAAGGCGGACATGCCTGGTGGATTGCCGCCGGTTCCGGCTGCTCCAACCACCGATGCAACAGGCGGAGATGACGTTGCCCGGACCTTCGACGCGTTCTTCCGGACCTTTGAAAGCTACCGGGCCGTCAACGACGCGCGCCTAGCGGAAATTGAAAGCCGGGGCAGCGCGGATATTGTGTCGCTGGAAAAACTCGACCGGCTGGATGCGGCTCTCGATGCAACACAAAGACGTCTGGACGATCTGACCCTGAAAAGCCGCCGTCCTCAGATCGGCAGGCAGGGCCAGCGGCAGATGACATCGGCAGCCTTGGAACACAAAGCGGCCTTTGAGACCTATGTGCGGTCCGGCCGGGAACAGCCCTTGCGTCCGCTGGAAGTCAAAGCCCTGTCGGCCGGATCTGATCCGGATGGTGGCTATCTGGTGCCGGAGGAAACGGAAGCCGGGATCATGCGGCGCTTGTCGCAAGTTTCTCCCATCCGGGCCATTTCCGGCATCCGGCAGGTCTCATCCTCGACCTACAAGAAGCCCTTCGCGGTGACCGGCCCGCAATCCGGATGGGTTGGTGAAACCGCCGCCCGGCCGCAGACGAACAGCCCGCAACTGGCGGAGCTGACATTTCCGGCGATGGAGCTTTATGCGATGCCCGCAGCTACATCGACGCTGCTGGATGATGCGGCGGTCGACATGGATCAGTGGATCGCAGAAGAGGTGGAGGCCGCCTTTGCCGAGCAGGAGGGAGCGGCCTTTGTCAATGGTGATGGCGTCAACAAGCCGCTCGGTTTCCTTCAGGCACCGCGTGTTGCTGAGAACAGCTGGGCCTGGGGCTCGCTTGGCACGATGGCCACCGGCGCGGCCGGAGCGTTTCCGGCATCGGATGCTGGCGATACGTTGATCGACCTCATCTATTCCTTGAAGAGCGGCTACCGGCAAAACGGCCGGTTCGTCATGAACCGGAAGACCCAGAGCGAAATCCGCAAGCTGAAGGACGGCGACGGGACCTATCTGTGGCAGCCGCCTGCCGGTGTGGACGGGGCGGCGACCTTGCTGAATTTCCCGATTACGGAAGCTGAGGACATGCCGGACATTGCCAATGACGCCCCCGCGGTTGCCTTCGGCGACTTCCGGCGCGGCTATTTGGTGGTCGACCGGATGGGCGTACGCCTGCTGCGCGATCCATATTCCGCAAAGCCCTATGTGCTGTTCTACACCACAAAACGGGTTGGCGGCGGTGTGCAGGACTATGATGCAATTAAGCTTTTGACGTTCGCTGCATAA
- a CDS encoding HK97 family phage prohead protease yields MAGTAGAAVRIAGYASVFGKADGAGDTVLPGAFRRSLRQRPPARVALLWQHDPARPLGRWTRLMETKHGLWAEGELAPGVVAAFEASSLIRAGALSGLSIGFKARTARRPHRGSGRILQDIDLWEISLVTFPQVDEARVRLLTSPSNTPTPRTPHIGSREYA; encoded by the coding sequence ATGGCCGGAACGGCAGGTGCCGCAGTTCGGATTGCCGGTTATGCCAGCGTTTTCGGAAAGGCTGACGGGGCTGGCGATACGGTTTTGCCCGGAGCCTTCAGGCGCAGCCTCCGCCAGCGTCCGCCGGCACGTGTTGCGCTGTTGTGGCAACACGATCCGGCACGCCCACTCGGACGCTGGACGCGGCTGATGGAAACAAAACACGGTCTATGGGCCGAAGGGGAACTCGCCCCGGGCGTTGTTGCAGCCTTCGAGGCGTCGAGCCTTATTCGGGCAGGGGCTCTTTCCGGGCTTTCCATCGGCTTCAAGGCGCGCACCGCCCGTAGACCGCACCGCGGATCGGGCCGAATCCTGCAAGACATCGATCTTTGGGAGATTTCCCTCGTCACCTTCCCGCAAGTCGACGAGGCACGGGTCCGGCTTTTGACATCGCCTTCGAACACGCCAACCCCACGTACACCGCACATTGGATCAAGGGAGTATGCATAA